Genomic DNA from Candidatus Saccharibacteria bacterium:
CGCAAGATTATCAGTAGCTCTCGGCCACCATCAAGCGCCGGTAGTGGCAGGGCATTTATTACCGCTAGGCTCAATGATATCGAGGCCACAAACACCAATATGTAGCGCCAGCCAAACTGAATGATCTGCGAGAAGATCGAGACAATACCAATTGGCCCAGCTACCTGCTCACTGACCTTGGCTTGAGTAAACAGACCGACAATTAGGCCAGCAAAAGCACCTATTGTGGCCTCAACAAGCTGCCAAACCACCACCACCGCGGCAACCGGTGCCTGCCACCATGAATAACGCATAAGCTGCAAACTATCTGAGGCCACGCCTAAGTTGCCCTTGTTTGGATCGGTACCGAGTGTCGCTGTTGCCGTGTGCTCGCCCTGCGAGTTCTTGTAAACCAGAGTTATCTGTTGTCCGCCATGAGATTTGGTAAAGTCCTGCAACTGCTGATTGCTACTCAACATCTGGCCATTCACAGAAACCAGTTGGTCGGCCGTCTTGAGGCCGGAGCGGGCGGCGGCCGAGTTGGGCGTTACGGCCAAAACCGTTAGCTTGGCCTCGCCAATAGGTGCGGGCTGAATCGGGCCGAAACTTGGTAAGCCGCTTGGCAGCAATGGCGGCATGCCAACAATAAGTAGAAATGTAATCAATAAATAAGCAATCAAAAGATTCATGGTAACGCCTGCCATTACGATCTTGGTCTTTACCCAAGCCGACTTGCTGGCAAAACTGTCGGCACCCTTGGCCTCGCCATCTTCGCCTTTGAGGCGCACAAAGCCACCAATTGGAAAGGTGTTTATGCTAAACAAGGTACCGTTACTCTTACGACCCCATAGCCGCGGCGGAAAACCAACGCCAAACTCATCGACTTTTACGCCGTTGCGGCGGGCAGCCTTATAGTGCCCCCATTCATGAGCAATCACTAATACCGAGAACACCAACAGAACCAGAACAATCGTTAAGATCATTTGCCCCCACCATAGCGTCGTTCGCGGCCATTAAAGTCGTCGATCACATTATCGAGCCAGGCTACATCGAAGTCTGGCCAGTAAGCCGGCACAAAATTTAGCTCAGAGTAGGCACTGTCCCAAAGCAAGAAGTTACTCAGCCGTTGCTCGCCGCTAGTTCGCACTATTAGGTCTGGTGCGGGTGTATCGTGAGTAAAAAGGTGGCTTTTTATTACCTCTTCATCCACTTTGTCGGCGCTGATCTTGGAATCAACAATCTCCTTAACCGCCATTACGATCTCTTGCTGACCACCATAGTTAAAGCACAGATTCAACGTGCCAGCAGTGTTTTTGGCAGTTTTGCTCTCGGTTTCGTCGATGGCTTGTTGCAGCTTCGCACTCAAACGCTCACGAAAGCCCCAAAATCTGATTCGCACGCCCTTGCTATTAAGCTCTTCGAGATCTTGAGTAAAAATCCGATAAGCCAGGTTCATTAAATATGACACCTCGGCTTCTTGTCGGTTCCAGTTTTCGGTCGAAAATATGTAAGCACCCACCTGGGCAATACCTCGATCAAAACAGGCTAGGGCAATCTCTTTGAGGCGTTCGTAGCCAGCCTTGTGGCCGTCGAGCTTGGACAATCCACGCTCAACTGCCCAACGGCGGTTACCATCGACAATAAAGGCAATATGGTTTAGCTGGCTTTTGGCTTTGGCCATACTGGGGCTTTGGCTAGATAGCCATTAGCTCCTTTTCTTTGACCTCAACGGCCTCAGAAACCTTGCCCTGATAACGTTCAATCAAAGAATTCAAATCCTTTTCAACTCGAATTAGGTCATCCTCGGTAATTTTTTTGGCCTTGGAATCCGATTTAGCCTCATTCAAAACTTCGTGGCGCCCGTTACGCATACTCACATTGGCTTCTTCAGCTTTTTGACCTAGTAACTTAACCATTTGTGAGCGAGTTTCTTCGCTCATTGGCGGAATGTTCAGTCGCAGCGTGTGGCCATCGCTACTCGGGTTTAACCCTAGGGCCTGGTGTTCACGAATGGCCTTGTCGATTGCACTTAAATTAGCCTGATCCCAGGGTTGAATTTGAATGGTTTTGGCATCGGGCGTGGTGATCGTAGCCAAACCCTTAATGGGCATGGATTGGCCATAAACCTCAACCTTAATGCTGTCCACCAAGCCGGCATTAGCCCGGCCCGAGCGCAGCCCAGCTAGATCACCTTCCAGGTGCTCTAAGGCGGCCTTCATTTTGGTTTCAGCAGCGTTTAAGTACTGTTGATTCATGCTGGTTATTATACCGCAAGCGTTGGTTGGTCGCCACCAAGGCTTAGGCGTACAAAGCGTCGAATCACAATGTTTTCACCTAGCTTAGCCACTAGAGCTTGGCGCATCTGTTCGATGGTTTGCTCAGGATCTTTTACAAATTTTTGATCGCTTAAGCAGACAGCCTCGTAGTATTTGTTAAGCTTGCCCTCAACAATTTTGTCGGCGTGCTCGGCTGGTTTGCCGCTGGCCACCACCTCTTTTTTAATAACTTCTTTTTCTTTCTCTATCACATCTTCGGGCACCGATTCTTGGTTCAAGTAGACCGGCTCGGCAGCGGCTATGTGCATGGCCAGATCGTGAGTAAAGGCTTTAAAGTCGTCGGTGCGGGCTACAAAGTCGGTTTCGCAAGCCACTTCAACTAGCACACCAATCTTGCCACCATGAATGTAGCTTTCAATTACACCATTTTCGGCCGCTCGATCAGCCTTTTTGGCGGCTTTGGCCAAGCCTTTGAGGCGTAAAACTTCGAGGGCCTTGTCGTAGTTACCCTTAGCTTCTTCGAGTGCAGCTTTGGCATCCATCATGCCCGCCCCGGTGGCTTCGCGAATCTTTTTTACATCGTCGATACTAAAATCGGCCATTACTTCTCCTCCTTTGTAGCAACTTTGGCGGCCTCCATATCTGCATCTTTGGCGGCTTTGGCCCTGTAGGCCTCGTGGCCAACTCGGGCAGCCTCGGCAATTTTTGTAGTAATTAGTGTAACGGCCTTAATGGCGTCATCGTTAGCTGGAATGGGGTGCTCCACTCGGTCAGGATCAGCGTTGGTGTCGCAAATAGCAACCACCGGTATGCCTAGCTTGTGAGCCTCGGCAATGGCAATGTCCTCACGCGGCATATCAACTACAAACAGTGCCGCTGGCACGGTGTCCATGTCGACCACGCCACCAAAGATCTTTTCAAGATTTTCGAGCTCTTTTAGATTCTTAGAGCGGTCTTTTTTGCTCATGTCGGCAAAGTCGTTTTCGACTTGTTGAGAGCGCAACTTCTTCATGCGCAACACGCGCTTGCGGATAGTTTCTAGATTGGTTAGCATGCCACCCAGCCAGCGCTGATTTACATAGGGCATCTCGGCACCCGCGGCCGCTTTAGCCAAGACATCTTTGGCCTGGCGTTTGGTGCCAACAAATAAAACGTTGCCGCCACGTTTAGTGACGTCTTCGATGAACTTTTCGGCACTCTTTAGAGCCTCGGCAGTTTTGGTGAGATCCAAAATGTGCACCCCGCCTCGAGCAGTGTAAATAAATTCACCCATTTTGGGGTTCCAGCGAGCCGTTTGGTGACCAAAATGAGCCCCGGCCTCGAGTAGCTCGCGCAAGATTGGGTCAATCTTTGTCGTTGTTTTTTTGGTGGCTGGCTTTGCAGCAGCAGTTTTGACTGTAGACGTTTTGGGCGCAGCTTTTTTAGTAGCTGCAGTTGTTTTTTCGCTCATATTTCTCCTTGATAGCCTCGCTGCAGTATCCCAGTTGGGAGGAGCTTGCTGCAGGTGCGTGATTTAATACATTTAAGTGCAATAATTGTAACAGATAGGCTTAAGATGGTCAAAAGCTTCATAAAATGACGAAAGCCCCCGGCGAGGGAGTCAGAGACTCTCGTCGAGGGCTGTTGGTGTTCTTCGAGCTCGAGTGGGCTCAGGCCGGCACGAGGAGTTCGAATTCCTGAGTGACCGGGTTAAACCGGCGGAGGTTCTCGAGCTTTGGAACCTCGGGGAGGAGCTCGAGCGTGCCGGGCGGAAGACGAATGTTGTCCGCCGAGATCAGCACGAAGTCCATGAAGATCATCTTGTAGTCACCCAAGGGGCGCACAAGCTCTTCGAGACGCTTCGAGTGACCATCTCCCTCATCGAACAGGTTGAGGAAGGCATAGGCCCGAGACTGGCGCTGCGAAAGCAGAGGGGATCCTTCTCGCCGAACGCGACCAAGCTCCTTGGTGAAGGCGCCATAGTCATCGATCCCCAGCGGGATAACGAAGCCCATTTGGCCCGAGTTCTCAGGGTTCCTCTCAGGATCAAACCCCAACCCGAACACGAACACCGCGCCGAAGGTCACGGCAACGAACCTCGCCACTGCGTACCCTTCATGCTCGCCTTGGCGGCGAAATTGCTGTGGCTCCATTGGGGAACCCCTTTCTGTCGAAGATCAGAAACACAGTATACCACTAACGGTGTTGCTTGTCAATGGTACTTAATGCCTCCCAGATTACATCAAATTTGGCCTGGAGATCGGCTCGATACCAATCAGGGCGCTTAGAGGCCCAACAGAACTGGTCGACCGCTACAATCCAGCACATCTGGAGCTGTGTTTGGGACAGTACTTTACACGCAGTCTGTGCAAAAACCTCCCACAGAGGCTCTAATTCACCCAAAGGGCAGGTTTTACGCAGCACCGACTTCAGTTCTCGCTTTCCAGGAAGCTTAACCTGGTCCATATCAAAACTGCTCACTTTCACTCCGCCGGGAATGAGTGTGACAGTAAGATTATACTCCTAAAATGGCAAATGCCCCCAGAACTGGGGGCGTCTGCCTCCATCCTGAGGGCTTGCGTACTAGTCGAGCCTTGTCATGATGCCCGTCGGATCCAGCCGCTCGAGCGCAGCAGTTACCGCCACAGCCTTTGCCACCATTTCGCCGCCTCGGGCAACGCGGCTTTGGCCGGTACTGCCAACGGCCTTAGTAACCGAATTGACCAGGCAGAAGCCTGGGTGGCTAGAGCCCAGGTTGGGGTTCTTGTCACGTTCAGCGTCTTCATAGATCAACTCCAGGAGCCGGTCGTCAGAGACCACCTCGAAGTTTATCTTGGTCACTATCTCGGTAACTGCAGTCCTGTTGTGGTCGAAGCCCGCCTGATTGTCCACGTCGGTCGTGTACTCAAACTCCAACATCAACAGATTGCCCGACTGCAGCATCCAGAAGCTTCGGTATTTCTTGGCCTCACGAAAGTGATGCTCAACAAGCAAGATCGCCCTCGTCGAAAGCATCTCGCTCTGCAGGAAGCTGTCGTCGTAGACCCGCTGGGCGACGTTTCGGAATTGGTATGAACCAGCGCCCGGACGTTCCCAAAGGTGCTTCTTGATTGCCTCTGGCTTCATGGTGACATACTCCATGTGTGGCCCGAGGTCGTGCAGCCACAGCAGCACGAAGTCGTGCCACTCCTCTGGAGTGACTTCGGCGGGCGGGATGTATTCACCGCCGCGCATTACGGCTCGGCGAACCGCGGCCTTCACTTCTGGCCTGTTGGACGAATCCATTGCCAGGCTCCTTTGCTGTACCTTGGGGCGTACCCCTACCAGTATCGTTGCGTCGTCGCAGGTTTGCGACAATCAAGCTAATTGAACCATTAGCGGAGTTCATATGCAAACGTAACAGCTATCCAGCTAAATCGTACTTCTTGAGCTCAGCCTTGCGCTTGTCTTTGGCGCCAATGGTTTGCAAGGTTAGCAGTTCGGCGTAAATGCCTTTTTGCTTGGCCAACTGATCGGGTGTGCCCATTTGCGACACCTTACCGCCTTTGAGACCCACAATCATATCGACATGCTCAATGGTGCTCAGACGGTGGGCAATAATCATGGTGGTACGGTCTTTCATAAGCCGCTCCAGCGCCTCCTGCACCTCATGCTCGGCTTTGCTATCAAGACTACTGGTGGCCTCATCGAGTATCAAAATTGATGGGTCTTTCATAATCGCTCGAGCAATGGCAATGCGTTGCTTTTGGCCGCCACTCAGCTTAACGCCGCGCTCTCCAATTTCGGTATCAAAGCCCTTGGGCAGCTTCTTGATAAAACCATAAGCATTGGCCGCCTTGGCAGCCTCAATCATATCTTTTTCGGCTGGGTCGTCTTGGCCATAGGCAACGTTCTCACGCACGGTGCCGCTGAATAGTTGGGGCTCCTGGAAGACCACGCCAATATTTCGGCGCAGGCTCTTTTGAGTGACCTCGTTCACATCTTGGCCATCAATTAATATTTGCCCACCAGTAGTCTCGTAAAAGCGCAGCATTAGATTGGCAATAGTGCTCTTGCCCTCGCCGCTTTCGCCCACCAGGGCAATCTTTTGACCCGGCTTAATGGTAAAGCTAATGCCGGTTAAAACTCGCTGACCTTTTTCGTAAGCAAAGTCGACCTTGCGATATTCAACTTGCGACTTAGTAATCTTGAGCTCTTTGGCGCCTGCTTCGTCGGTAATTGCCGCTTTGGTGTTCATAATTTCGAAGTAGTCACGGCTATCGGCTGTAGCTCGCTGCAGAGCATCAACAATAAAGCTAGAGCCAAACAACGGAAACTCCGCCTGGTTAACTAAAGTAATTAACAGCACCACCGTGCCCAGGCCATAGCGGCCGGTAAAAGCCTGCCAGATTATAACCACGTATATACCCACAAACACCAGATTTAGAATGAGTCGGCGGGCCACATCGTAGCGGTGCCATTTATTGGACTGGTTGCGGGTGAGGCTCTCAATGTTGCGTCGCTTTTTGCTAAAGAAGTTTAGCTCGCTAATTTCGGTTACAAACGACTTAATAACTCTAATCTGGCTAATTGACTCCACAAAGCGGCCATTGCTAACATCGCGCTCAGTGTTAATTTTGCCTTGCACCTTTTGCCAAGAGGTCGAGCTGAGGTGGGTTATCCAAATGTAGGCTGGAAATATAACCGCTAGTAGCACCGCCACCGGCCAGCTAAACCAGGCAATAACGGCCAGGGTGATAGCAGTCGTTAAAAAGAACTGTATAAAGTTATTGCTAAGAGTTTGCATTAATGTGCTTATGCCGGTAATTGAGCGCTCCAGGCGAGCTGTGATCTTACCAGTAATTTCGTTGTCGTAAAAACCAATTGGTAGTTTGAGCAGGTGATCAAAATACCGCTCCGAGAGTAGGTTGTTGAGCCTAGCAGCCATATTGTCGCCCAAGTAGCCGTTAACGTTGCTAAGTAGAGTAATTACAACATTTACAACCAACAGGCCAAATAGAAGCCTGCCGAAGTAACTAAACTGCACCTTGCCGCCAGCTAGCTGGGTGGTGAGACCGTCAATTAAGCCCTTAATTAAAAACGGTGTTACTAGGGCTAAAACCGACAGTGCCAGCACAAAAACAGCAATTGCTAAGTAGTAGCGCCAAAGAACGCGTGAGAAGTTAATTATTCGCCAGATTTCTTTCATATATACTACTTAATGCCTATGGTGGTTTTGCTTTGTATTATTTTATCTTGAATTCGAATCAAAGTCTGCAGCTCATCGACACTTACACCGCTCAAAAGCTTATCTACCACCTCTATGTGCTTAACATGAAAATCTTTATAACAGTCCTGGCCTTTGCGACTCAATGAGATCTTTACCACTCGCCGGTCTTGTTTATCCTCAGACCGAACCAAAAGACTACACCTTTCCATACCCTCGACCAGCTGGGTGGCGGCGCTGCTAGTAACCGAGCAGCTTTTGGCAATCTCGCCAACACTCATAGCCCTGTTCTTGTGCAGGTTGTACAGAAGCTCTATCTGAGCCTTGTTGAGTCGACGCCCTTGCATTGGGCAAGCACAACTAGCATCGATGGTACGGTGAAAGTGGAAGTAGCTTCTTAAGAACTTGTCGATTAGTTTTTTACGCATAATAACTAGGGATATATAAGTTACTTAATATGTTAGCTGCTTACATAACCTACTGTCAATACCTTTCGTGTCCACAATATTCAAAAAACTCGCTTAAATACTCTGGGCACGGGGCATGCGCCTTCTAGAAGACTAGCTCCAAGAAGGCTGCCCCGTTCGCTTACTTGCTAACTTCCACCTCGCCGTCGGATTCAGCCGGCACGAACCACCAACTGCCGGTTCGCAGGTTGAAGTAGGTCGTTTTTACCCTGCGGCAGAACTTTTTGCGGTGCGGGTGAGGCCGCAAGAATGCTGGCATCTTGCCTGGTTCACACTCCTGCTCGAAGCTGGGCAGGCTCGACCTCAACTGTAGCCTGGAGTGTTTGCAGTAGTAGTCAAGCCGACAAAGCACGGCATCTTTGCCAGCATTACCCACCGACACCCATGCCACCATGTAGCCACCCTCGTTCCAGCCCGGTCGCCAGTGAGTACTCACCACCTTCGAGCCTTCTGGCAGCAATTCGGTCAGCTTGGCGGCCAGCTTGCCACGTCGTTCACGCTCATGGTGCACCTCTTTTCTGATCTTGTCGGCCAGCCAGTAGCCAACGGCGATGATCATGAGCAGCACTACTCCACCTAGAAATAGCCAGAAGCAGATGTTGCCAATTTGTTCAGACAGTTCGTCGTCCGCCATTACGAATCCTCCTTGTTGTCAACGGGCTGTAAGCGAACTTGTTACACCCAACCAGATACGGCTCGATGATTAAGGCTATTTATATCACATTTTAGCGCAACAAAAAAGACCTTTATAAGGTCTAATTGTTGGGCCGAACCACAATCTACAATTGGCTTGCAAACTCTAGTTCGGAGTGTGCTACACTGATTGTTTCTCTAGAACCTCAAAGCGCTGGCTGTGATCGTCAACCCGCTCAATAGTATTATCGAGTTTAACTTCGATACGGTTTTGGCCAAGTTTAAGCTCCTCAACATTAGACTTAACCTCCGTTATATCGGACTTAACCCCTGCTATGTCGTGGTCAACCTTCTGGAATTTGTCACTCATCTGATCAGTTAGATCACGAATTACTTCGCTTATCTCATCAACAACACGATTAGCTACCCGATCTTCGGACTCTTTAAGGCTTAATTCGAGTTCCCTTTTGGCAACAAACTCATTACTTTTCATGGCTAAATTATAGCAGCTACCCACAGATGCAGCAATGACTTTTGGCCGAACCACAATTCACACTTTTGTCATCCTGAACTTGTTTCAAAATCTATGAAACACCAGACACGGCTTCGGACCATGTGAGTGAATTCTGTGCTCGTTTTTCCTCACCCCAATTATTTGACTCGCCCCTGGAATTTCTTACAAAAACATTAACTTTTGTACCAACACGTTAACAATACCCTTTCATTGTTCGAACTTTTGTGAGAACTAAATATAGTTCTCGTCTCCATCTATTGGTAGATTCTCGAACAATAACACATCTATTGATTTACCTGACTAGGAGTACTTGACTGAGCTGGCTGTAGCTGAGAGCCCGAGCTATCACTGGGTTGGGGTGAGCTAGAATTCTGTAGGCTCGAATTACCGCCGCCCTGTATGCTCTCTGGCTGCCCGGGCGTTACATTTTGCAGCTTATCTTGATTCTGCACATTGTTAATCTGTTGAGTGCGGGCATTTTGCACTACAAACCACAAGATTGCCACCACAACAAGCAATATGGCTACAACTATTAGTAAATACTTGGCAATTTTGGGGTTCACAATAGCCTCGTGTGGCACTGGCTCGGTTAAGTCTTCGGCCAGATCAACACTCTTGGGGTCTTTTAGCTCTTTTTTAGGCTCAATCTTTTTCTTGGCAGCTGGCTTTTTTGGCGCTGCGGATGGTTTGGATGATTTACCTGCCGGCTTTCTCTTCTTTTTCTTGGCCATTTATTCTCCTGAAATAAGGTTAAGCTCTATTCTAACAAGTTTTATTTGCAATGGCGAACCAGTATTTACAATCCTGTGCTGTAGTAGTATAACGACAATTAGACCTTTCACACCAGCGCACGAGCGGAGGACGGCGGTGCCAAATGACCATATCCCCGAAGAAGTTCCCAACGAAGCCGATGGAGGCTGGATCGATCAGAAGTACCACTACGACCGAGTTACCGAGTTCTGGCAGGATGACGTATTCGCCACCGTGAACAACGGC
This window encodes:
- a CDS encoding site-2 protease family protein, with translation MILTIVLVLLVFSVLVIAHEWGHYKAARRNGVKVDEFGVGFPPRLWGRKSNGTLFSINTFPIGGFVRLKGEDGEAKGADSFASKSAWVKTKIVMAGVTMNLLIAYLLITFLLIVGMPPLLPSGLPSFGPIQPAPIGEAKLTVLAVTPNSAAARSGLKTADQLVSVNGQMLSSNQQLQDFTKSHGGQQITLVYKNSQGEHTATATLGTDPNKGNLGVASDSLQLMRYSWWQAPVAAVVVVWQLVEATIGAFAGLIVGLFTQAKVSEQVAGPIGIVSIFSQIIQFGWRYILVFVASISLSLAVINALPLPALDGGRELLIILRRVGVKITPARENLVHVLGFAALIILLIVVSISDINRLR
- the uppS gene encoding di-trans,poly-cis-decaprenylcistransferase → MAKAKSQLNHIAFIVDGNRRWAVERGLSKLDGHKAGYERLKEIALACFDRGIAQVGAYIFSTENWNRQEAEVSYLMNLAYRIFTQDLEELNSKGVRIRFWGFRERLSAKLQQAIDETESKTAKNTAGTLNLCFNYGGQQEIVMAVKEIVDSKISADKVDEEVIKSHLFTHDTPAPDLIVRTSGEQRLSNFLLWDSAYSELNFVPAYWPDFDVAWLDNVIDDFNGRERRYGGGK
- the frr gene encoding ribosome recycling factor; its protein translation is MNQQYLNAAETKMKAALEHLEGDLAGLRSGRANAGLVDSIKVEVYGQSMPIKGLATITTPDAKTIQIQPWDQANLSAIDKAIREHQALGLNPSSDGHTLRLNIPPMSEETRSQMVKLLGQKAEEANVSMRNGRHEVLNEAKSDSKAKKITEDDLIRVEKDLNSLIERYQGKVSEAVEVKEKELMAI
- the tsf gene encoding translation elongation factor Ts; amino-acid sequence: MADFSIDDVKKIREATGAGMMDAKAALEEAKGNYDKALEVLRLKGLAKAAKKADRAAENGVIESYIHGGKIGVLVEVACETDFVARTDDFKAFTHDLAMHIAAAEPVYLNQESVPEDVIEKEKEVIKKEVVASGKPAEHADKIVEGKLNKYYEAVCLSDQKFVKDPEQTIEQMRQALVAKLGENIVIRRFVRLSLGGDQPTLAV
- the rpsB gene encoding 30S ribosomal protein S2, coding for MSEKTTAATKKAAPKTSTVKTAAAKPATKKTTTKIDPILRELLEAGAHFGHQTARWNPKMGEFIYTARGGVHILDLTKTAEALKSAEKFIEDVTKRGGNVLFVGTKRQAKDVLAKAAAGAEMPYVNQRWLGGMLTNLETIRKRVLRMKKLRSQQVENDFADMSKKDRSKNLKELENLEKIFGGVVDMDTVPAALFVVDMPREDIAIAEAHKLGIPVVAICDTNADPDRVEHPIPANDDAIKAVTLITTKIAEAARVGHEAYRAKAAKDADMEAAKVATKEEK
- a CDS encoding ABC transporter ATP-binding protein — translated: MKEIWRIINFSRVLWRYYLAIAVFVLALSVLALVTPFLIKGLIDGLTTQLAGGKVQFSYFGRLLFGLLVVNVVITLLSNVNGYLGDNMAARLNNLLSERYFDHLLKLPIGFYDNEITGKITARLERSITGISTLMQTLSNNFIQFFLTTAITLAVIAWFSWPVAVLLAVIFPAYIWITHLSSTSWQKVQGKINTERDVSNGRFVESISQIRVIKSFVTEISELNFFSKKRRNIESLTRNQSNKWHRYDVARRLILNLVFVGIYVVIIWQAFTGRYGLGTVVLLITLVNQAEFPLFGSSFIVDALQRATADSRDYFEIMNTKAAITDEAGAKELKITKSQVEYRKVDFAYEKGQRVLTGISFTIKPGQKIALVGESGEGKSTIANLMLRFYETTGGQILIDGQDVNEVTQKSLRRNIGVVFQEPQLFSGTVRENVAYGQDDPAEKDMIEAAKAANAYGFIKKLPKGFDTEIGERGVKLSGGQKQRIAIARAIMKDPSILILDEATSSLDSKAEHEVQEALERLMKDRTTMIIAHRLSTIEHVDMIVGLKGGKVSQMGTPDQLAKQKGIYAELLTLQTIGAKDKRKAELKKYDLAG
- a CDS encoding MarR family transcriptional regulator, whose protein sequence is MQGRRLNKAQIELLYNLHKNRAMSVGEIAKSCSVTSSAATQLVEGMERCSLLVRSEDKQDRRVVKISLSRKGQDCYKDFHVKHIEVVDKLLSGVSVDELQTLIRIQDKIIQSKTTIGIK